Proteins encoded by one window of Acetivibrio thermocellus ATCC 27405:
- a CDS encoding gamma-glutamylcyclotransferase family protein, which produces MTTCNNELINCKIYTNKVFVYGTLMKDFCNYKRYLEGRISRITPGKTYGLLYHLPEGYPGLLPGSGIIEGEIVEPVDKKLLKSLDRLEGYNKGSSNNLYVRELRNILTEDGEEVPCWIYIYANEKYAKENGILVPDGNWRNFMKRKIGMSGL; this is translated from the coding sequence ATGACGACATGTAATAATGAATTAATAAATTGTAAAATTTATACAAATAAAGTATTTGTATATGGAACACTAATGAAAGATTTTTGCAATTACAAAAGATATCTTGAAGGCCGGATAAGTCGTATAACACCGGGCAAAACTTATGGATTGCTTTATCATCTGCCTGAAGGATATCCGGGTTTGCTTCCGGGAAGCGGAATAATTGAAGGAGAAATTGTGGAACCTGTTGATAAAAAACTTCTGAAGTCTCTGGACAGACTGGAGGGTTATAATAAAGGGAGCAGCAATAATCTATACGTTAGGGAGCTAAGGAACATATTGACAGAGGACGGGGAAGAGGTGCCCTGCTGGATATATATTTACGCCAATGAAAAGTATGCAAAAGAAAATGGGATTTTAGTGCCGGATGGAAACTGGAGGAACTTTATGAAGAGGAAAATTGGTATGAGTGGTTTATGA
- a CDS encoding arsenate reductase family protein, with protein sequence MIFVCYPKCTTCQKAKKWLEANGIVFEERNIKENNPTMEELKGWHKKSGLPLNKFFNTSGLLYKELKLKDKLPSMSEEEKYNLLASDGMLVKRPILIGDDFVLVGFKETDWKASCGIE encoded by the coding sequence ATGATATTTGTATGTTATCCGAAATGCACTACCTGCCAGAAAGCAAAGAAGTGGCTGGAGGCAAACGGCATAGTTTTTGAGGAAAGAAATATAAAAGAAAACAATCCTACAATGGAAGAATTAAAGGGCTGGCATAAAAAGAGCGGGCTGCCGCTGAATAAATTTTTCAATACCAGCGGACTTTTGTATAAGGAACTTAAGCTAAAAGACAAGCTTCCCTCCATGAGTGAGGAAGAGAAGTACAATCTGCTGGCCTCAGACGGTATGCTTGTGAAGCGTCCGATACTTATCGGTGACGATTTTGTTTTGGTGGGCTTTAAAGAGACTGACTGGAAAGCCTCGTGCGGTATCGAATAG